A genomic window from Silene latifolia isolate original U9 population chromosome Y, ASM4854445v1, whole genome shotgun sequence includes:
- the LOC141633384 gene encoding UDP-glucose 6-dehydrogenase 3, with the protein MVKICCIGAGYVGGPTMAVIALKCPSVEVVVVDISVPRINAWNSDQLPIYEPGLDDVVKQCRGKNLFFSTEVHKHVAEADIVFVSVNTPTKTQGLGAGKAADLTYWESAARMIADVSKSDKIVVEKSTVPVKTAEAIEKILTHNTKGINYQILSNPEFLAEGTAIDDLFKPDRVLIGGRETPEGQKAIQALKAIYAQWVPEDRILTTNLWSAELSKLAANAFLAQRISSVNAMSALCEATGADVAQVSYAVGKDTRIGAKFLNASVGFGGSCFQKDILNLVYICECNGLPEVAEYWKQVIKINDYQKTRFVNRVVAYMFNSVSNKKIAVLGFAFKKDTGDTRETPAIDVCKGLLEDKARLSIYDPQVTEDQIQRDLIMKKFDWDHPIHLQPLSPTTVKQVSVVWDAYEATKDAHALCILTEWDEFKKLDYKRVFDNMQKPAFVFDGRNVVNADELREIGFIVYSIGKPLDPWLKDMPAVA; encoded by the coding sequence ATGGTGAAGATCTGTTGTATAGGAGCTGGTTATGTAGGGGGCCCCACTATGGCGGTCATAGCACTCAAATGCCCATCAGTCGAAGTGGTAGTTGTTGATATCTCTGTGCCGCGGATCAATGCTTGGAATAGCGACCAGCTCCCAATCTATGAGCCTGGCTTGGACGACGTCGTCAAACAATGTCGTGGCAAGAACCTGTTTTTCAGCACTGAGGTTCACAAACATGTAGCTGAGGCTGACATTGTTTTCGTCtcagtcaacactcctacaaagACTCAAGGTCTTGGCGCCGGGAAAGCCGCTGATCTCACCTACTGGGAGAGTGCAGCCCGCATGATTGCTGACGTGTCAAAGTCCGACAAAATTGTCGTTGAGAAGTCAACGGTTCCTGTCAAAACAGCTGAAGCAATAGAAAAGATTTTGACCCACAACACCAAAGGAATCAATTACCAGATTCTATCAAACCCTGAGTTTCTTGCTGAGGGAACTGCCATTGATGACCTGTTCAAGCCTGACAGAGTCCTAATTGGTGGCCGAGAAACCCCTGAAGGTCAGAAGGCAATCCAAGCATTGAAGGCCATTTATGCTCAATGGGTTCCTGAGGATCGGATTTTAACCACCAATCTCTGGTCTGCTGAGCTGTCTAAGCTTGCTGCCAACGCCTTCTTGGCACAGAGGATTTCGTCGGTCAATGCCATGTCAGCACTCTGTGAGGCTACTGGAGCTGATGTTGCCCAAGTCTCATATGCTGTTGGTAAAGACACTAGAATTGGGGCCAAATTTTTGAATGCTAGTGTCGGGTTTGGTGGATCCTGCTTCCAGAAAGACATTCTCAATCTGGTTTACATCTGTGAGTGTAACGGCCTTCCTGAGGTGGCTGAATACTGGAAACAGGTCATCAAGATCAATGATTACCAGAAAACTCGCTTTGTTAACCGGGTTGTTGCTTACATGTTCAACTCTGTTTCAAACAAGAAGATTGCTGTGCTTGGATTTGCATTCAAGAAAGACACTGGTGACACTAGGGAAACACCGGCTATTGACGTCTGCAAGGGATTGCTTGAAGACAAAGCAAGGTTGAGCATCTACGATCCTCAAGTGACCGAGGACCAAATCCAGCGTGACTTGATCATGAAGAAGTTTGACTGGGACCACCCAATCCACCTGCAGCCATTGAGCCCCACCACGGTGAAACAAGTGAGCGTTGTTTGGGATGCCTATGAAGCAACAAAAGATGCTCATGCCCTTTGCATTTTGACTGAGTGGGATGAATTCAAGAAACTCGACTACAAGAGGGTCTTTGACAACATGCAGAAGCCTGCCTTCGTGTTTGATGGGAGGAACGTTGTGAATGCTGATGAGCTTAGAGAAATTGGATTCATCGTTTACTCGATAGGCAAGCCACTAGACCCATGGCTCAAGGACATGCCCGCCGTGGCTTAG
- the LOC141632795 gene encoding uncharacterized protein LOC141632795 produces MTLYDRTENPLEHINQYKQKMMVVAATGPENEACMCKGFGSTLSGAALQWFVNLPNKSISSFAGLVNVFNQQFASSRKPEKLSSDLYRIVQRFEESTRDYLARFNLEKISIPWCDPTTAVNAFRRGLHRDSDLYKDLTKHPCATFEEVKQMAEATYRLEEDEDRRDLYGTESSSRKITIEKKNERAKPYSKNTVNKVSGETESTEAPPKLSEYGFTTGLAGVLKAIRELGQRARWPKKPTPRENDKRDASKRCEYHNDIGHNIEDCVVLRKEVKHLYSVGCLDHLLPKGAKCGKVNTADQDLPAISFNEADIPDEAEHHHDALIITLSIGNYLVKKILVDTGSSVNLIMLETLKNMGFSEKDLVQKAVPLVGFSGETKQSFGEIVIPTFAGGMNKQVRYLVIDGPSTYNVILGRPWIHEMKAVPSTYHQSLKFPTPGGPGGTGDTGRSKCRSGLLQERSETHCS; encoded by the exons ATGACGTTGTATGATAGAACAGAGAATCCGCTGGAGCACATCAAccagtacaagcagaaaatgatggtggtTGCAGCAACAGGGCCTGAAAATGAGGCATGTATGTGTAAAGGATTCGGTTCCACCTTGTCAGGAGCCGCACTCCAGTGGTTCGTTAACCTTCCCAACAAATCTATTTCCAGCTTCGCAGGGTTGGTGAACGTTTTCAATCAGCAGTTCGCAAGCAGTCGCAAGCCAGAAAAATTATCCAGTGATCTATACCGGATCGTCCAGAGGTTCGAGGAGTCCACCAGGGATTATCTCGCCAGATTCAATTTGGAAAAAATATCTATCCCTTGGTGCGACCCTACAACAGCAGTCAACGCCTTCAGAAGGGGACTGCATCGCGACTCTGATTTGTACAAGGATCTCACCAAGCATCCATGTGCCACCTTTGAGGAAGTTAAGCAAATGGCAGAGGCTACTTATCGCctagaggaggatgaggatagaaGGGACCTGTATGGAACAGAGTCGTCCAGCAGAAAAATCACAAtagagaaaaagaatgaaagagccaAACCCTACAGCAAGAACACAGTGAACAAAGTCTCAGGAGAAACAGAGAGCACCGAGGCTCCACCTAAGCTCAGCGAGTATGGGTTCACCACTGGACTTGCTGGGGTATTGAAGGCAATCAGGGAGCTGGGGCAGAGGGCCAGGTGGCCCAAGAAGCCTACTCCCAGGGAGAACGACAAAAGAGATGCCAGCAAGAGGTGTGAATACCACAACGATATTGGCCATAATATAGAAGATTGTGTAGTACTACGAAAGGAAGTAAAGCACCTCTACAGTGTTGGATGCTTGGATCACCTGCTCCCCAAGGGGGCGAAATGTGGAAAGGTCAATACTGCTGAccag GATCTACCAGCAATCTCGTTCAACGAGGCAGACATACCTGATGAGGCAGAACACCACCATGACGCCTTGATCATTACCCTTTCTATAGGGAACTACCTTGTTAAAAAGatattggtagatacaggaagctctgtGAATCTGATAATGCTGGAAACCTTGAAGaacatggggttcagcgagaaaGACCTGGTGCAGAAGGCAGTACCCTTGGTAGGCTTCAGCGGAGAAACTAAACAATCCTTTGGAGAAATAGTGATACCTACCTTTGCAGGAGGTATGAACAAACAGGTACGGTACTTGGTCATTGATGGTCCGTCAACTTACAACGTGATACTTGGCAGGCCTTGGATCCATGAAATGAAAGCGGTACCATCAACGTACCATCAGAGCCTGAAGTTCCCTACACCCGGGGGCCCGGGAGGTACAGGAGATACGGGGAGATCAAAATGTCGCTCAGGATTGCTACAAGAACGCTCTGAAACCCACTGCAGCTAG